One Hypomesus transpacificus isolate Combined female chromosome 21, fHypTra1, whole genome shotgun sequence genomic window, GTCAACTCGGACCTTGCCACAGGGGCTGGATTGTCAATGTGATCTTGATCCCCTTCTGAAGTTTGTCTTCCATCTGACATGTTTGTCAGTCGCTAGAGGTTGATACAGTTGATGTTCGGACCAGTCCATTAAATACGTGGTCAAAGTTAGGTGTGTCATAAGTCTGACCTGAGGCAGAGGAATTGTTGACGTTTTTGTTCATTGACACCAAGTCGATCCATTACAGAGACACGCTGGGCGTGAGTAGTGTTGCCGAGTGTGACGTCTCACAGCACTGGATTGGAGGACTAAAATAAGATTAAAATGCTCAGACTTTTAGTTGACCGAAACTTGACTAAACTAACCTTAACCCTACAGAGTATGAACGTGAAaccaataaaaactaaaatgacagctagacacaaagactagactaaaactaaaatTAAAACAGGCCGCCAAAAGGCATCAAGGGTCTTATCTTGTCACCAAGTCGATCCTTTTCGAGAGAGACGGCATGGTAAGGTGTGAAGGTTCTTATCCTGACACACGGTCGTTTCTCTACAGAGACACGCTGACCTGGGCCCGAGGAAGGCGTGAGGTTTCTCATCTTGACACCCAGTCGATCCTTGACAGAGACACGCCAACCTGGGCCCGAGGAAGGCGTGAGGTTTCTCATCTTGACACCCAGTCGATCCTTGACAGAGACACGCTGACCTGAGCCTGAGGAAGGTGTGAGGTTTTTTATCTTGATACCCAGACGGTTCTTGACAGAGACACGCTGACCTGAGCCTGAGGAAGGTGGGAGGTTTTTTATCTTGACACCCAGACGGTCCTTGACAGAGGCACGCTCTTTAGAGTTAGGTGTAGACAACATCTGGCCTGAGCCCGAAGAAGACGTGAGGCTTGTTGTCTTGACACCCTGTTTACAGTTAGATGTAGACAACATCTGACCTGAGCCGGGGACAGTCGTGAGAATTGTTGTGTTGACACCCTGTCGACCCATCAGTGAAAGGTTCTCGATGTTTACCGCTAGGTTATCAACCTCCGAGGGTGTCCCTGGAGTTTGTGACGTGAATCCCTGTTGATCCACAGTGTATTTCTGCATCAACATCATTCGTAGCATATCACAAAGCTTCCGATGTTGGTCAGCGAACGTTTCTCCGTATTTAACCATCGCCTCTTTGTAGGGGATTGCTAGAAATCTGTCGAATGTGATAGGATTCGGATGTTGTTTAACAAAGGTTTCTGTGTATTCAACCATTGCCTGTTTGTGGGGTATTGTAAGAAATCGGTCAAATTTGAAGTTCTCAAATGTATCCTCACGGTGACGTGTGTCCGAACTCTGTAGATCAGACTGTCCAGCTATAACCTAATGATGTTTATAGTGTACACAACATAGCTTGAGACTTGTATAATATTAATACAAACTATATTGTGATCAACAGACTTTATCCATTTTGAACCTTGCTACGGTTGGAGATTCCAGCCACTCTACGGCAGTCAAACGCGATTGGACAAGTCGACATTGTGGTAGACGGGTCAGCCgtgtggagggagggttgaTGGGTGGCACGCACGGTTGTGCTTGATGTTGCGATGTACCGTGTGCACACTTGCACCTTCCCGTTAAACCTAAGGACCAGACTGCGCCAAAACTTAGATGACCGTGAATGTCACCGTCTTCAAATGGGCTGATATTGAAGGGTGTGTCATGTGGGGATATACAGTTGATGACACTTAATAAAtgactgttaaacaaaaacactaTGTGAACCAAATCCAAGTCTAAGGTGTAATCTTTTGATTCACAACAACAGATCCCAGACACAAAGCAGACTAGAACCTCTTCACAATGGTTTACAACAGTGATTGTTTAAACAACTACTGGTGGATTGACACCAACCAAGATTGGCTCAAGATCACCTTCATAGCGGCTCCTCTGATGAGGGTTGTAGGCTTGATGGTCATCACCTACAGAATATGTAGTCAACGGTCCTCACCCATTTACAAACCGTCATCGACTGCACAGCGTTCACTTTCTTACAATTCTGTGTACAATCCTACAACATGTGCCTTTGACGATGTGCACTTTGACGTTCCTGTGAACAACCAGTCGCATGTGTTGGACAGAGATTCTTGCCAATAACCCTTTGAAAAAATCAAATGTACTGACGTACTGGGCTGAACCGACCCGATCAACACAATCCTCCATACGTGGCACTGGAAAAGCGTCTGGTTTGGTGACCCCATTAACCTTATGGTAGCTTAGGTTTACGGCTTTGTTTTCGTCCAGATTATTATTCAGAGCGCTCTGACATAATAACTGGCGACTGTTGAAGATAACTCAAGTGCAAATTTGGTCAGAAAGATGTCTTTGTCAAGTCTAGTGCTGGTGTTTACGCTGACAATGACGTTGTACATTGTTGAAAGGGCCTCGGCTGAAACGCTGTGTGGTGGAGAGTTAGTGGACGTACTTCAGTTTGTCTGTGGAGATAGAGGATTCCATTTCAGTAGGACTGGTAGAGCCAGCAATAGGCGCTCTCAGAACCAAGGGATTGTGGAGGAGTGCTGCTTCCGCAGCTGCGACCTCAACTTCTTGGAGCAGTACTGTGCTAAGTCTGAGAGAGACGTGTCAGCCTCCTCTCTGCAGGTCATACCCGTGATGCCCGTTCTCAAACAGGAGGTACTCAAGAAACAGCACGCCTCCTCCAACTACAAGTACATCCACTGGCAGCGGAAGGCTGCCCAGCGCCTTCGGAGGATCGTCCCCTCCATACTGCGGACCAGGAAGTTCCGGTGGCAGGGGGGTCAACGGAATAACAATAATTTGTCACAAAAGATAATGAGAAAGAAATGCCTAACAACAACAAGAGCCAAAACCCAACCGTCTGCAACGGGTAAAGGGTCTCTCCTTGGGGACTGGAAAGGAGTGCTTATAAAGACCACAGAGCCACAGCAGGTCCAGGTGTAGCTCTTAAGGCCTGATGATCCACCAGTTCAAACATGAAACCTGCAAAAGGGAACATGGCCAGCAAGAGGGAACAGACACCTAGTGGAGTGGAGGGGTCGTCACAACACTTGTACGTTTAGTATCATGCCATGAGTCACTTTGTACTTCATAATAATAAACTCTTGAAATCCACTTGTTGCACATTGCTCGGTGCATTATTCGCCATCTCCCTGCAATACAATATGGTCTGTTCTAATCACATCTACCATGTGGGTGTTTTTATTATCTTCACTATGTGTGAGTTGGGAGAAACTGGGACCTACACATGTACCATCTGATTTATGTATAAACACAGGGTTGGATGGATGATCGATTGGGTTGACAGTTAGTTTTGCCAGGTTGTATATGTAAGAACCATCAATTTT contains:
- the LOC124483738 gene encoding insulin-like growth factor II translates to MSLSSLVLVFTLTMTLYIVERASAETLCGGELVDVLQFVCGDRGFHFSRTGRASNRRSQNQGIVEECCFRSCDLNFLEQYCAKSERDVSASSLQVIPVMPVLKQEVLKKQHASSNYKYIHWQRKAAQRLRRIVPSILRTRKFRWQGGQRNNNNLSQKIMRKKCLTTTRAKTQPSATGKGSLLGDWKGVLIKTTEPQQVQV